The DNA sequence ACTTCCAGTGCTCCTCCCCAGAACCCCTATTTGGGCCTTGAGAGGCCCCAGCCTAGCCACCACCCTGCTGTGCGGCCTCCATCCATGATTTCCCCCTCTCTGGGCATTGGGGGGGGGTCCCCTTAGCACTGCTAGATAGCCATAGCCCCCAAAAGTCTGAATCCTGGGCCTCTGACGCTGGGGCCCAGCTCCACATTTGGCTCGGGGCCCGTGTCTCACCCTGGCCGGGCCGTGGTGGTGTCACACTCTGTATGGATGGCACATGGGTAGCTCAAGTGATGCAGAGCAGAAGCGGGTACAGCAGCGCTTGACCCAGCGCAGAGCAGACGGTCTGCACATCACCCGGGGCCCTGGGAGGTGGATTCGCGTGGGCAACCCCTCAAACCAGATCCACTGGTCAGCTGCTTCCAGCTGCTGCTTGTCCCCCGCGGGAGTCCTATGCTGGTAGGTCTTCAGGAAGACGATTCGGGGGTCCCCAGTGGGTGATTGCCTCCCCTGAGCTCCAGGGCAAGTGGTCAGGCCATGGTCCTTCGAGGTCCTGGGGAGCTCGGGCTCCACCTGCGCCTTGCTCTGGTGTGCTGCTTTGGGTGACTGCTGGACCTTgttctcctcctccagccccaccttgggctcccctGTGGACTCTAATTTCTTGGATTCCATTATGTTCTTGGGGCACCCAGCATCTGGGAGCTCTTCGGTACCTTGTTCCACTCTATTACAGACATTGCTGCTCCTGGCACAGGGAAGGAAGGCAGTCAGCGGATCAGGATGAAGGCTCTGGTCCTCCAGCCTCGCCCTGAGA is a window from the Meles meles chromosome 16, mMelMel3.1 paternal haplotype, whole genome shotgun sequence genome containing:
- the TP53TG5 gene encoding TP53-target gene 5 protein: QNSQRLVNPCSAKWSSTVEAFRGDFSYVRIFSPSVSQIQDEEPQDKIPQPVSKVIGRNRLKMVLKNLSLLKLLKSSNPRIQELHNLAKRCWNSLLRVPKILGISTGSSNVCNRVEQGTEELPDAGCPKNIMESKKLESTGEPKVGLEEENKVQQSPKAAHQSKAQVEPELPRTSKDHGLTTCPGAQGRQSPTGDPRIVFLKTYQHRTPAGDKQQLEAADQWIWFEGLPTRIHLPGPRVMCRPSALRWVKRCCTRFCSASLELPMCHPYRV